In the Candidatus Baltobacteraceae bacterium genome, one interval contains:
- a CDS encoding chromate transporter, with amino-acid sequence MSWSLISLLLRVITPLSFVTIGGGASIIADLERQSVSVNHWMTAGQFLDLFAISRAAPGPGSLLVSLIGFQVDGVIGAIVASLAIFVPTSAILYVLARIWRHYRDAKWQQAVERGLAPVAAGLILAGLYSIFRIAEGGILAWIVAVAAFVALRWLRFNPLALMALGGTIFAIVGIYWWPA; translated from the coding sequence ATGAGCTGGTCGCTGATCTCCCTGCTGCTGCGCGTCATTACGCCGCTCTCGTTTGTTACGATCGGCGGCGGCGCGAGCATCATCGCGGACCTCGAGCGCCAGTCGGTTAGCGTCAATCACTGGATGACCGCGGGACAGTTTCTCGATCTTTTTGCAATTTCGCGCGCTGCGCCGGGACCGGGGTCGTTGCTTGTTTCGCTTATCGGCTTTCAAGTCGACGGCGTCATCGGAGCGATCGTCGCGTCCCTGGCGATCTTCGTGCCAACGTCGGCGATCCTGTACGTGCTCGCACGCATCTGGCGGCATTATCGCGATGCGAAGTGGCAGCAAGCAGTCGAGCGTGGCCTCGCGCCGGTCGCTGCCGGCCTGATCCTCGCCGGTCTTTACAGCATCTTTCGCATTGCGGAAGGCGGCATCTTGGCGTGGATCGTGGCGGTCGCAGCATTCGTCGCGTTGCGTTGGCTGCGTTTCAATCCTCTTGCGCTCATGGCTTTGGGCGGTACGATATTTGCTATCGTCGGGATTTATTGGTGGCCTGCATGA
- a CDS encoding HD domain-containing protein, producing the protein MKRIFDPIHRFIELDDAEMQLVGLVAFQRLRRLRQLGLAYLAFPSAEHSRFTHALGALAVGERVFATLWQHSSEFFSDEADFKKQRRLLRASLLLHDIGHGPFSHACEAVLGRRHETRTAAILALPQVDRALADMELDSFEVLSLVAGGATRYPVLRELVSGPNLDCDRMDYLLRDAYFTGVSGGSYDVDQLIGSLRILDVRGEPLLGVDGRGVVALESFVLARYMMFATVYFHHTTRMFEHVLQEALSELWPDPSKLDPIDEYLAWDDFRVFDALRTVNTESARALRDRETPYALIAEFTAERDLTIFAAHERTLRERWGDAIWIDAQEELLHRLPLGVPTLSSHPTTPTVWVGTRRGIVDAREASDLIAKLSGKAYWRKIFADKKRVPIDEARALCGDIDARLRRESLPLPFVR; encoded by the coding sequence TTGAAGCGGATCTTCGATCCGATTCACCGGTTCATCGAACTCGACGATGCCGAAATGCAGCTCGTCGGGTTGGTCGCGTTTCAACGACTCCGACGGTTGCGGCAGCTCGGGCTCGCATATCTTGCATTTCCGTCCGCCGAACATTCGCGCTTCACGCATGCACTCGGTGCGCTTGCCGTCGGCGAGCGCGTCTTTGCGACGCTCTGGCAGCATTCGTCGGAATTCTTTTCAGACGAAGCCGACTTCAAGAAGCAGCGCCGGCTGTTGCGGGCGAGCCTGCTTCTGCACGACATCGGACACGGTCCGTTCTCGCACGCTTGCGAAGCCGTGCTCGGCCGGCGTCACGAAACGCGGACGGCAGCCATCCTCGCGCTCCCGCAAGTTGATCGTGCGCTTGCGGACATGGAGCTGGATTCGTTCGAAGTGCTCTCGCTGGTCGCCGGGGGCGCGACGCGCTATCCGGTATTGCGCGAGCTCGTCAGCGGCCCGAACCTCGACTGCGATCGCATGGATTATCTGCTGCGCGACGCGTACTTTACCGGCGTCTCCGGCGGGAGCTACGATGTCGATCAGCTGATCGGCTCCCTGCGCATCCTCGACGTGCGAGGCGAGCCGTTGCTCGGCGTCGACGGACGTGGCGTCGTTGCCCTCGAGTCGTTCGTCTTGGCGCGCTACATGATGTTCGCGACCGTGTACTTCCACCACACGACCCGGATGTTCGAGCATGTACTACAAGAGGCGCTCAGCGAGCTTTGGCCCGACCCATCGAAGCTCGATCCGATCGACGAGTATCTTGCCTGGGACGATTTTCGTGTCTTCGATGCGCTGCGGACGGTCAACACGGAGTCAGCGCGGGCACTTCGTGACCGGGAGACCCCCTACGCTCTGATCGCCGAATTCACGGCCGAGCGGGACCTGACCATATTCGCAGCGCATGAACGGACATTGCGCGAACGCTGGGGAGACGCGATTTGGATCGATGCGCAAGAGGAGCTGCTGCACCGCTTACCGCTCGGCGTCCCGACGCTTTCCAGCCACCCTACGACTCCCACGGTTTGGGTCGGAACGCGACGCGGAATCGTCGACGCACGTGAGGCTTCCGATTTGATCGCAAAACTTTCAGGCAAGGCCTACTGGCGCAAAATCTTCGCCGACAAGAAACGCGTGCCGATCGATGAGGCGCGTGCCCTGTGCGGTGACATCGATGCGCGTTTGCGGCGCGAAAGTTTGCCGCTGCCCTTCGTCCGATGA
- a CDS encoding peptide ABC transporter substrate-binding protein, which produces MKIRRREAALAMAGFVAAGASRASAQGSRHPYTVPHTLRYTTASDINTLNPLLLQDFNLGLLGSLTMAWLVRYDFRNQPVPELATVVPTQRNGGISADGKTITFHLRKGVVWSDGAPFDARDFVFTWKTMMNDANNITDRSGWDLITKVETPNPYTLVIHLKEPYAAFLPTFCGSAGANPCILPEHILGGLPNINNAPYNSLPVGIGPFKYSSWQRTVQIEMVANDKYWRGRPKLDKVIFKVIPDRNTVVTQLTTHEVDFWYPFGGAYLDRIKAISGVKILRQAGYIYNHIDMNLSRDVFKDLAVREALRYAINRPLIRDKIGHGVGIIQESLMAPTHPMYDPHIAIIPFNLNKANKLLDGDGWKRGSDGVRAKNGLRLALVAASTTGTPDADSQIELIQDWWKQIGVDLEIHRYAPPLFFAPYADGGILYNGKFDVIFFAWQNDVVGDMSNVFSSKEIPPNGQNDERYRNPQVDKLLADFRHTYDVSRQRDLSWKVQGQVVKDVATIVTSFREDMYGFNDDLQNFHPNAVTPFDDMMNVDI; this is translated from the coding sequence ATGAAGATTAGACGACGCGAGGCCGCTCTCGCGATGGCCGGATTCGTTGCGGCCGGCGCGAGTCGAGCGAGCGCGCAAGGCTCGCGGCATCCGTACACGGTTCCGCACACGCTGCGCTACACGACGGCGTCGGATATCAACACGCTCAATCCGCTGCTGCTGCAAGATTTCAATTTGGGGCTACTTGGCAGCCTCACCATGGCATGGCTCGTCCGCTATGACTTCCGCAATCAGCCGGTACCGGAACTAGCTACGGTCGTCCCGACGCAACGTAACGGCGGGATCAGCGCGGACGGCAAGACGATTACCTTCCATCTTCGTAAGGGCGTCGTCTGGTCGGACGGCGCGCCGTTCGATGCGCGCGACTTCGTGTTCACATGGAAAACCATGATGAACGACGCGAACAACATCACAGACCGCAGCGGTTGGGATTTGATCACAAAAGTCGAAACGCCGAACCCGTATACGCTGGTCATCCACTTGAAGGAGCCCTACGCGGCCTTTTTGCCAACCTTCTGCGGAAGCGCCGGCGCAAATCCATGCATTCTTCCCGAGCACATTCTCGGCGGTCTTCCCAACATAAACAACGCGCCGTATAACAGCCTTCCCGTCGGGATAGGACCGTTCAAATACAGCTCCTGGCAGCGTACCGTTCAGATCGAGATGGTCGCCAACGACAAATATTGGCGCGGGCGTCCCAAGCTCGACAAAGTTATCTTCAAGGTCATTCCGGACCGCAATACCGTCGTCACCCAGTTGACGACGCACGAAGTCGACTTTTGGTATCCCTTCGGCGGTGCGTACCTCGATCGCATAAAGGCTATCTCCGGCGTGAAAATCCTGCGGCAGGCCGGATACATCTACAACCACATCGACATGAATCTAAGCCGCGACGTTTTCAAAGACCTCGCGGTGCGGGAGGCGTTGCGGTACGCGATCAACCGCCCTCTCATACGCGACAAAATCGGTCATGGCGTCGGTATTATCCAGGAATCGTTGATGGCGCCGACCCATCCAATGTACGATCCGCACATCGCCATTATTCCGTTTAATCTCAATAAGGCGAATAAGCTGCTCGACGGCGACGGATGGAAACGCGGAAGTGACGGCGTGCGCGCAAAGAATGGGTTGCGGCTTGCTCTCGTCGCCGCCTCGACAACCGGAACGCCCGACGCAGATTCACAGATCGAGCTCATTCAGGATTGGTGGAAACAGATTGGCGTCGATCTCGAAATCCACCGTTACGCTCCGCCGCTCTTCTTCGCGCCGTATGCAGACGGCGGGATCCTCTATAACGGGAAATTCGACGTCATCTTCTTTGCGTGGCAAAACGACGTCGTCGGCGATATGAGTAACGTCTTCTCATCGAAAGAGATTCCGCCCAACGGGCAGAACGACGAGCGCTACCGCAATCCGCAAGTTGACAAACTGCTCGCTGATTTTCGTCATACATACGACGTCTCGCGACAACGCGATCTTTCGTGGAAAGTCCAAGGACAAGTCGTGAAAGACGTCGCTACGATCGTGACGAGTTTCCGCGAAGACATGTACGGGTTCAACGACGATCTGCAGAACTTCCATCCGAACGCCGTGACGCCGTTCGATGACATGATGAACGTAGACATTTAG
- a CDS encoding thiamine pyrophosphate-dependent enzyme — protein sequence MRPVFSVSGNQILSLYEGLASADVRIVHTRHESAAAYAAAGWSEATGEIGVALVAGGPGFLASLTGVAVTATMELPVLLLSGGPPSTSDRPGAFQYLDQATIASKVCKGTHKLARVDTIEEDLVRAAVEAQSGIPGPVHVMIPADIAARGANRIGTTLASLPGAPNAASLEDGDVQLLAKIADRLANARRPVVIVRPSAARGRAGAALHELASRLGIRPVIMESPRGTEDLKYRFETRGYASADFALVIGPADFAVHSLSQEALASNGAVALIDAEDDPQHDRKPDVHLRLEPTRALEAIVARLPEKRRARPVEDRASDNAPPSGGALHPLYVGAILRETLGSDDLVILDGGEFCQWVRLALAAVPNQVVWNSRLGAIGGALPLALGAAVGQPQRRIVALVGDGAFGYHLAEIETAVREGVKLTVVVGNDDRWGAEWHTQREKYGRAVATMLGAVRYDEVARGFGARGFDVSSESELRSALGKAREMEHVVCLNTRIASVRSPATAP from the coding sequence ATGAGACCGGTTTTCTCCGTTTCCGGAAATCAGATTCTCTCGCTGTACGAGGGCCTTGCTTCGGCAGACGTGCGAATCGTGCACACGCGGCACGAATCGGCTGCCGCATATGCGGCCGCCGGCTGGAGCGAGGCCACGGGCGAGATTGGCGTTGCGCTCGTCGCAGGCGGTCCGGGTTTTCTTGCGTCGTTAACCGGAGTTGCCGTCACGGCAACGATGGAGCTGCCCGTTCTGCTCTTGAGCGGTGGCCCGCCGTCGACCAGCGATCGTCCCGGCGCATTTCAATATCTCGATCAGGCGACGATCGCTTCGAAAGTGTGCAAAGGCACGCACAAACTTGCGCGCGTGGACACGATCGAAGAAGACCTCGTGCGCGCTGCAGTTGAAGCGCAAAGCGGCATCCCCGGTCCCGTCCACGTGATGATTCCGGCTGACATTGCTGCGAGAGGTGCGAATCGCATTGGCACGACACTCGCGAGCTTGCCCGGCGCCCCCAATGCCGCTTCTCTCGAGGACGGCGACGTACAACTGTTGGCGAAGATCGCTGATAGACTCGCAAATGCGCGCAGGCCCGTCGTCATCGTTCGACCGTCTGCGGCGCGCGGACGAGCCGGGGCAGCATTGCACGAGCTTGCTTCGCGCCTCGGAATTCGGCCGGTCATCATGGAGTCACCGCGCGGCACCGAAGACTTGAAATACCGTTTCGAGACGCGCGGTTATGCGAGCGCGGATTTCGCTCTCGTCATCGGTCCGGCGGATTTTGCGGTTCATTCTCTCTCGCAAGAGGCGCTTGCCTCGAACGGAGCTGTTGCGCTCATCGATGCCGAGGACGATCCGCAGCACGATCGCAAGCCGGACGTTCACCTTCGTCTCGAGCCTACTCGGGCGCTCGAAGCGATCGTTGCGCGTCTTCCCGAGAAACGGCGCGCGCGTCCGGTCGAGGATCGTGCTAGCGACAATGCGCCGCCGTCCGGTGGTGCGCTCCACCCGCTGTATGTCGGGGCGATCTTACGCGAGACGCTCGGGTCCGATGATCTTGTGATTCTCGACGGCGGCGAGTTTTGTCAGTGGGTTCGGCTCGCATTGGCTGCAGTCCCGAATCAAGTCGTCTGGAACAGCCGGCTCGGCGCGATCGGCGGCGCGCTTCCGCTCGCGCTCGGCGCCGCAGTCGGACAGCCGCAGCGTCGCATCGTCGCGCTCGTCGGCGACGGGGCCTTCGGCTATCATCTTGCGGAAATCGAAACGGCAGTCCGCGAGGGCGTCAAGCTTACGGTCGTCGTCGGCAACGACGATCGCTGGGGAGCCGAATGGCATACGCAGCGGGAAAAATACGGACGCGCGGTTGCCACGATGCTCGGCGCCGTGCGTTACGATGAAGTTGCTCGCGGGTTTGGGGCGCGCGGTTTCGACGTCTCCTCGGAATCCGAGCTACGTTCGGCGCTGGGAAAAGCGCGCGAGATGGAGCACGTCGTATGCCTCAACACGCGGATCGCGTCGGTTCGAAGTCCGGCTACGGCACCGTAG
- a CDS encoding Hpt domain-containing protein: MISLDEDRLMSVCGGDSDAALALLQLAADSVRDLIERMRYALDQGDINELGIIAHELRGSCSSVGATEIASLASALEDELEIQNATTLAAARIQEFNEALDRLESAARGLRPATVP; the protein is encoded by the coding sequence ATGATTTCTTTAGATGAAGATCGCTTGATGTCTGTGTGCGGCGGCGACAGCGATGCTGCTCTCGCACTGTTGCAGCTCGCGGCCGATTCGGTACGCGACCTGATTGAACGTATGCGCTACGCGCTCGACCAGGGCGATATCAACGAACTCGGTATCATCGCGCACGAGTTGCGCGGTTCGTGTAGCAGCGTCGGTGCGACCGAGATCGCATCACTTGCATCCGCGCTCGAAGACGAGCTCGAGATTCAGAACGCCACGACACTGGCTGCAGCACGCATCCAAGAATTCAATGAGGCGCTCGATCGCCTCGAATCCGCCGCGCGCGGTCTACGCCCTGCTACGGTGCCGTAG
- a CDS encoding S53 family peptidase, whose translation MSASSTTTTTQASAPRNSQLSRVAQSISVPSGWAATNTVALNLLNATSLGAVPATTQINVAVALALRDAADAQTVATRVNNPTDSMYGQFLSPAQFTASYGPTSSQVSAVTAYLTSKGFTNVSAEPNNLFVSATGTPGVIQAAFNTSLGQFTWNGLHVFANTSPALVPSSLSGIVLSVLGLNNVPAKTPNHQAPGLACDITVTTNCIRSYNATGFQLAYDAGSTPTGSNTTIAVMSEGNVASVITDLRYFEQQNGLPQVPVSIVQVGLASTDTSGADEWDLDSQTSTGVAGNVKHLYFYVTTSLSDSDLALDFNRWAEQDVAKIGNASLGLCEFFAYLDGSMMADDQVFLQAAAQGQTLFASTGDQGSSCGVGAPNGVPAAGPPFVEYPAASPYVVGVGGTTLTTDTAGNYDGEVAWYAGGGGISQFEPSPYWQSSIATIGGKCNCKSLPDISMVADPNTGAQIFMGGAAEYYGGTSLSSPLAMGSYARLQTAKGNKLGFAAPRLYSLYVGSDTGPTGTPPTDMLGPYHDVITGANGLFTALPGYDMTTGMGTLDIAKLAAQI comes from the coding sequence ATGTCCGCATCGTCGACGACAACGACGACTCAAGCTTCGGCGCCACGCAACTCGCAACTCAGCCGCGTCGCGCAGTCGATCTCCGTACCATCGGGATGGGCTGCAACAAACACAGTCGCCCTCAATCTCCTTAACGCAACTTCTCTTGGTGCAGTCCCCGCGACGACGCAAATCAATGTTGCAGTCGCGCTTGCGCTGCGCGACGCCGCCGACGCGCAAACAGTCGCGACCCGCGTCAATAACCCGACTGATTCGATGTACGGGCAGTTTCTATCGCCAGCGCAATTTACGGCTTCTTATGGACCGACGTCGAGTCAAGTTAGCGCCGTGACGGCGTACCTTACGAGCAAGGGCTTCACGAACGTATCAGCCGAGCCGAACAATCTTTTCGTCTCGGCAACGGGTACGCCCGGGGTAATTCAGGCCGCGTTCAATACGTCGCTGGGGCAATTCACGTGGAACGGACTGCATGTCTTCGCGAATACGAGTCCGGCGCTGGTTCCGAGCTCGCTAAGCGGAATCGTACTTTCGGTACTGGGACTCAACAACGTCCCCGCCAAGACGCCGAATCACCAAGCTCCGGGCCTCGCCTGCGATATTACGGTTACGACCAACTGCATCCGTAGCTATAATGCGACAGGCTTCCAGCTGGCGTACGACGCCGGCTCAACGCCGACCGGTTCGAACACGACGATCGCCGTCATGTCCGAAGGAAACGTCGCATCGGTCATCACCGATCTGCGTTACTTCGAACAGCAGAACGGCTTGCCGCAAGTTCCCGTCTCGATCGTGCAGGTTGGCCTGGCATCGACCGATACGTCCGGCGCCGACGAATGGGATCTGGATTCCCAAACGTCCACCGGTGTTGCCGGTAACGTGAAGCACCTGTACTTCTACGTGACGACGTCGCTTTCGGATTCCGATCTGGCCCTCGACTTCAATCGTTGGGCCGAGCAAGACGTCGCCAAGATCGGAAACGCGTCGCTCGGACTCTGCGAGTTCTTCGCGTATCTCGACGGCTCGATGATGGCGGACGATCAAGTCTTCTTGCAGGCCGCGGCACAAGGCCAAACGCTCTTCGCATCGACCGGAGATCAAGGTTCGTCATGCGGCGTCGGCGCGCCGAACGGCGTCCCGGCAGCGGGTCCACCCTTCGTTGAATATCCGGCTGCATCACCGTACGTGGTCGGCGTCGGTGGAACGACGTTGACGACCGACACGGCGGGCAACTACGACGGCGAGGTCGCGTGGTACGCGGGCGGTGGCGGAATCTCGCAATTCGAGCCATCTCCGTATTGGCAAAGCAGCATCGCGACGATCGGCGGGAAGTGCAATTGCAAATCCTTGCCCGACATCTCGATGGTCGCCGATCCGAATACGGGCGCGCAGATCTTCATGGGTGGCGCTGCAGAGTACTACGGCGGAACGAGCCTCTCGTCGCCGCTCGCCATGGGCTCGTATGCGCGTCTGCAAACGGCGAAGGGCAATAAACTCGGCTTCGCCGCGCCACGTCTCTATAGTTTGTACGTCGGTTCCGACACGGGGCCGACGGGCACGCCTCCAACGGACATGTTGGGGCCGTACCATGACGTCATCACCGGCGCGAACGGTCTGTTCACCGCGCTACCCGGTTACGACATGACGACGGGGATGGGGACGCTCGACATCGCGAAACTCGCAGCCCAGATCTAG
- a CDS encoding carbon-nitrogen hydrolase family protein — protein MSLKLALGQLIVGSDKALNRQNISDTTMTAARHGARLLVFPEASMFGFGKPNDPLDGAAETLDGAFVSMLRELSHRHNLWILAGMFEKIEGAKHVYNTLVLTGDDGKLHGVYRKIHLYDAFGYRESNRMRAGEGDTLVFMLDGMCFGAMTCYDLRFPELARDLVRQGAQTLLLPTAWLAGPLKEMHLATLLRARAIENTVYVGAADQCPPGYCGNSVLYDPLGVCVISLGEASGVAIGELDPHRVAEARSKNPSLDNGRIDLYARWSERSAATPNR, from the coding sequence ATGAGCCTCAAGCTTGCCCTCGGGCAACTCATCGTTGGGAGCGATAAAGCGCTCAACCGGCAAAATATTTCAGACACGACGATGACGGCGGCGCGTCATGGCGCGCGGCTTCTCGTTTTTCCCGAAGCATCAATGTTTGGGTTCGGCAAACCGAACGATCCGCTCGACGGCGCGGCCGAAACACTGGACGGAGCGTTCGTCTCGATGTTGCGCGAACTCTCACATCGCCACAACCTTTGGATTCTCGCCGGCATGTTCGAAAAGATCGAAGGCGCCAAGCACGTTTACAACACGCTCGTCCTTACCGGGGACGACGGCAAACTTCATGGTGTTTATCGAAAAATCCATCTCTACGATGCCTTCGGCTATCGCGAATCCAACCGCATGCGCGCCGGCGAGGGCGACACACTCGTGTTCATGCTCGACGGAATGTGCTTCGGCGCGATGACGTGCTACGATCTGCGCTTTCCGGAACTCGCGCGCGATCTCGTTCGCCAAGGCGCGCAAACGCTGCTCTTGCCGACCGCCTGGCTAGCAGGCCCGCTCAAAGAAATGCACCTTGCGACGCTGCTGCGCGCACGTGCAATCGAAAATACCGTTTATGTCGGCGCTGCCGATCAGTGCCCACCCGGCTATTGTGGCAACAGCGTGCTGTATGACCCGCTCGGAGTGTGCGTCATCTCACTTGGTGAGGCATCGGGTGTTGCGATCGGCGAGCTCGATCCCCATCGCGTCGCAGAAGCCCGTAGCAAAAATCCGAGCCTGGACAACGGTAGAATCGATTTGTACGCTCGGTGGAGCGAACGGAGTGCAGCAACGCCCAACAGGTAA
- a CDS encoding DUF5666 domain-containing protein has translation MKLRTLTLTLLTAFVLTTAFTATAQPASAQAAYGRANGTIAARDGSSFTLGNGETVFMHPGTVINPTGTDLEPGMSVAIVGHYNGDGTMNADTINVGAPANYYRQPAPSYHNGWYDRDGNWHEGRAANGWYDSGGNWHAYSNGWYDQNGNWHP, from the coding sequence ATGAAACTTCGCACGCTGACTCTCACCTTGCTAACCGCGTTCGTGCTGACGACGGCATTTACGGCGACTGCCCAGCCGGCGTCGGCACAGGCTGCGTATGGACGCGCGAACGGAACGATCGCGGCTCGCGACGGGAGCAGCTTTACGCTGGGTAACGGCGAGACTGTCTTCATGCATCCGGGCACCGTGATCAATCCGACCGGAACAGATCTCGAACCCGGTATGAGCGTGGCGATCGTCGGACACTACAACGGTGATGGCACGATGAACGCCGACACGATCAACGTCGGTGCGCCGGCGAACTACTATCGTCAGCCGGCTCCCTCCTATCACAACGGTTGGTACGACCGCGATGGCAATTGGCACGAAGGTCGCGCCGCTAACGGTTGGTATGACTCGGGCGGTAACTGGCACGCGTATTCGAACGGCTGGTACGATCAAAACGGAAACTGGCATCCATAA
- the metC gene encoding cystathionine beta-lyase, translating to MNKDTLLGHVARPKPGRVPVNTPVQRASTILFETVADFEAAQKTRAERDVLFYGTYGTETSFAFSTALAALENAYGAIAVSSGLAAIIATIQAFVGSGQHLLIPDSVYHPGRIACDGVLKELGIETTYYDPLIGSGIAELIKPNTRLIYMESPGSMTFEVQDVPAIVAVARSRDIPTAIDNTWATGYYFNAIAHGVDVSIHAATKYIAGHSDVILGGIVTNERYFAQVRRAVAQLGYTASPDDCWLGLRGLRTLGVRLSAHAKRALAVAEFLSTRPEIERVLYPALPGAPGHALWKRDFQGATGLFSFLFKREISERAAIAMIERLKLFGLGASWGGYESLVLLSRPARTSPRWKDAGAIVRLHVGLEDPVDLIEDLRAAFTTL from the coding sequence GTGAACAAAGACACGCTCCTCGGGCATGTCGCACGGCCCAAGCCCGGGCGCGTTCCCGTGAATACGCCCGTACAACGCGCATCAACGATCCTATTCGAGACGGTCGCGGATTTCGAGGCTGCGCAAAAGACGCGCGCAGAACGTGACGTGCTCTTTTACGGCACGTACGGTACCGAGACGTCGTTCGCGTTCTCGACCGCGCTCGCGGCGCTCGAAAATGCCTACGGAGCAATCGCCGTCTCATCCGGACTTGCCGCGATCATCGCAACGATCCAGGCGTTTGTCGGAAGCGGCCAGCATCTCTTGATACCGGACTCCGTCTATCATCCCGGGCGTATTGCGTGCGATGGCGTTCTCAAAGAGCTCGGCATCGAGACGACATACTACGATCCGCTGATCGGCAGCGGCATTGCTGAGCTCATCAAGCCCAACACGCGGCTGATCTACATGGAATCGCCGGGATCGATGACGTTCGAGGTACAGGACGTTCCCGCCATCGTCGCCGTCGCGAGATCCCGCGACATTCCCACGGCGATAGACAACACGTGGGCGACGGGCTACTATTTCAACGCGATCGCGCACGGCGTTGACGTGTCGATCCATGCCGCAACCAAATACATCGCCGGACATTCCGACGTAATACTTGGCGGGATCGTGACCAACGAGCGCTATTTCGCGCAAGTCCGCAGAGCCGTCGCGCAGCTTGGCTATACCGCGTCGCCCGACGATTGCTGGCTCGGGCTTCGCGGATTGCGCACGCTCGGTGTCCGGCTCAGTGCACATGCGAAACGCGCACTTGCGGTTGCGGAGTTCCTGAGTACCCGCCCGGAAATCGAGCGGGTTTTATATCCCGCGTTACCGGGAGCGCCGGGACACGCGCTTTGGAAGCGGGATTTCCAAGGAGCTACAGGGCTCTTCTCCTTCCTATTCAAACGCGAAATTTCCGAACGCGCAGCGATCGCGATGATAGAGCGCTTAAAGCTTTTCGGACTTGGCGCAAGCTGGGGAGGCTATGAGAGCCTGGTGCTTCTCAGCAGACCCGCGCGAACGTCGCCGCGATGGAAAGATGCAGGCGCAATCGTCCGCCTGCACGTTGGTTTGGAAGACCCGGTAGATTTAATCGAGGATTTGCGCGCGGCATTCACGACCTTGTGA
- a CDS encoding chromate transporter, with translation MVFTKISLTSFGGGLSGWMYREFVEVRSWFSESEFLSSLAICQAMPGVNVVNLAVWLGFRLRGTLGAIVGFCAMIVPALIVIIPISIAYGYWGKYPAVHHALAGVAAAALALTLNMVSRVTVSAVRDAVTLAIVAIVFVGIGLLRWSMFELVIVIAPLSIAWAFYRQRPA, from the coding sequence TTGGTCTTTACGAAAATCAGTCTGACGAGTTTCGGCGGTGGTCTCTCAGGATGGATGTACCGGGAATTCGTTGAGGTCCGTAGCTGGTTCTCAGAATCGGAATTTCTGAGCAGTCTCGCGATCTGCCAAGCCATGCCGGGCGTCAACGTCGTGAACCTCGCGGTGTGGCTCGGCTTTCGGCTGCGCGGCACGCTCGGGGCAATCGTCGGCTTTTGCGCCATGATCGTGCCCGCGTTGATCGTGATCATTCCGATCTCGATCGCGTACGGTTATTGGGGCAAGTATCCCGCCGTCCACCATGCGCTAGCCGGCGTCGCTGCCGCGGCTCTGGCGCTGACGCTCAACATGGTTTCGCGCGTCACGGTCTCGGCCGTGCGCGATGCGGTCACCTTGGCGATTGTTGCGATCGTGTTCGTCGGGATCGGTTTGCTGCGTTGGTCGATGTTTGAGCTTGTCATCGTCATTGCACCACTCAGCATTGCGTGGGCGTTCTATCGGCAGCGTCCGGCATGA